In Limibacter armeniacum, a single window of DNA contains:
- a CDS encoding tetratricopeptide repeat protein, with protein MMKNPKLYLTIIVVLAIVLSLWEYTHRTERLYNRYFKPLPNMELARWDGGASSDLEKALYFYDMRDYDKAATIFGIVLKDEPDNETALMYGGISYMIEGNISLALDYFNKIGQKEGMFQQDARWFKTLVYLKKEELDSARTLCQEIAKEEGVYQERASELLRKLPS; from the coding sequence ATGATGAAAAACCCCAAACTTTACCTGACCATTATTGTTGTATTGGCTATTGTCTTAAGCCTGTGGGAATATACTCACCGGACAGAAAGGCTGTATAACCGATACTTCAAGCCATTGCCTAATATGGAACTGGCTCGTTGGGATGGTGGAGCTTCTTCTGACTTGGAAAAGGCACTCTATTTTTACGATATGCGTGACTACGATAAGGCGGCAACCATTTTTGGTATAGTACTCAAGGATGAGCCAGACAATGAAACCGCTCTAATGTATGGAGGCATCAGCTATATGATTGAGGGAAATATTAGCCTTGCGCTTGATTACTTTAACAAGATTGGGCAAAAAGAAGGCATGTTCCAACAAGATGCCCGCTGGTTCAAGACTTTGGTTTATTTGAAAAAAGAAGAATTGGATTCAGCGAGAACACTATGTCAGGAGATTGCAAAGGAAGAAGGTGTCTATCAAGAGCGTGCTTCCGAACTGCTTCGAAAACTCCCTTCCTGA
- a CDS encoding Na+/H+ antiporter NhaC family protein — protein MNAILKISPVFVLASLMVSGMDVLLAGPIATIFAAIIASITEKLKFNDIVNAAVDNVKEMQLVFFILMAAYAMAEAFMATGVGASIINIALDLGLTAKTVAVAGVIVTSILSIATGTSWGTFAACAPVFLWLNHILGGNVALTVAAVAGGACFGDNIGLISDTTVVSSGIQQVEVIDRIRHQGVWSGLVLVLGAVTFYIAGNVLGLPDTTADAHQAISQIPKEAWEGLAAKRASAVTLLEQVKTGMSWYMVIPLVLVLGAAIKGLPTLACLFIGIISAMCFGLFEGTVTSVKTFLDLIYSGFSNAGSWVIVMMMWVAAFGGIMRKINAFEPISQLVAKVSGSVRQLMFWNGTLSVLGNAALADEMAQIVTVGPVIKNLVEDNVEASEEDMYKLRLRNATFSDALGVFGSQLIPWHVYIGFYVGIASAVYPLHEFNVLDIIQYNFMAMIAVFSILILTLTGLDRLVPMFGLPSEPQVRLKKQVAKQAEKQEEHSLA, from the coding sequence ATGAATGCTATCCTAAAGATCAGTCCTGTTTTTGTACTGGCCTCACTAATGGTATCCGGAATGGATGTACTGCTGGCAGGACCAATCGCTACCATATTCGCCGCAATAATCGCATCCATTACAGAAAAACTTAAATTTAATGATATCGTAAATGCAGCTGTTGACAACGTCAAGGAGATGCAATTGGTATTTTTTATCCTGATGGCAGCTTATGCCATGGCTGAAGCCTTTATGGCGACAGGAGTAGGCGCCTCGATTATCAATATTGCCTTGGACCTTGGACTTACTGCCAAGACTGTAGCAGTAGCAGGAGTAATCGTTACCTCAATCTTATCGATAGCAACAGGTACTAGCTGGGGTACTTTTGCAGCTTGTGCACCCGTATTCCTTTGGCTGAACCATATTTTGGGTGGCAATGTCGCCCTGACAGTGGCAGCCGTAGCAGGAGGAGCGTGTTTTGGCGATAACATAGGGTTGATCTCAGATACAACTGTTGTCAGCTCGGGCATACAGCAAGTAGAAGTCATTGACCGTATCCGCCATCAGGGAGTTTGGTCAGGCTTGGTATTGGTACTAGGTGCTGTTACATTTTATATAGCAGGAAATGTTTTAGGATTACCAGATACTACCGCAGATGCACACCAAGCCATTTCACAGATTCCGAAAGAAGCTTGGGAAGGGCTGGCAGCCAAAAGGGCTTCAGCCGTGACACTTCTTGAACAAGTGAAAACGGGAATGTCTTGGTACATGGTGATTCCGCTGGTGTTGGTTTTGGGTGCTGCCATTAAAGGACTGCCAACACTCGCATGCCTTTTTATTGGCATTATCTCCGCAATGTGTTTCGGTTTGTTTGAAGGTACAGTGACCTCTGTCAAAACATTTCTGGACTTGATATACAGTGGATTTTCCAATGCTGGTTCATGGGTGATCGTCATGATGATGTGGGTCGCTGCATTTGGCGGTATTATGCGAAAGATTAATGCCTTTGAACCAATTTCGCAGTTAGTGGCTAAAGTTTCAGGAAGTGTCAGACAGCTGATGTTCTGGAACGGGACTTTGTCGGTGTTGGGTAATGCAGCATTGGCAGATGAGATGGCTCAGATTGTAACAGTAGGTCCCGTTATCAAGAACCTGGTGGAGGATAATGTGGAAGCATCCGAAGAAGATATGTATAAGTTGCGCCTCAGAAATGCGACCTTCAGTGATGCTTTGGGTGTGTTTGGGTCACAGTTGATTCCTTGGCATGTTTATATCGGTTTTTATGTAGGAATTGCCAGTGCGGTGTATCCGCTGCATGAGTTCAATGTATTGGATATCATTCAATATAATTTCATGGCAATGATTGCTGTGTTTAGTATTCTAATATTGACCTTAACAGGGTTGGATAGGTTGGTGCCTATGTTTGGGTTGCCTTCAGAGCCTCAAGTAAGGTTGAAGAAACAGGTTGCTAAACAGGCTGAGAAGCAGGAAGAGCATTCTTTAGCTTGA
- a CDS encoding GlsB/YeaQ/YmgE family stress response membrane protein gives MGILSWIIFGLIAGALAKWIMPGNDPGGIIITIIIGIVGAIVGGYIGTMIGFGDVSGFNIKSFLIAIAGALLLLFVYRQIKK, from the coding sequence ATGGGCATTCTTTCTTGGATTATTTTTGGATTGATCGCTGGAGCATTAGCGAAATGGATTATGCCGGGGAACGATCCGGGAGGTATTATCATTACCATTATTATTGGTATTGTCGGAGCCATTGTCGGTGGTTACATAGGTACCATGATTGGTTTTGGTGATGTAAGCGGGTTCAATATCAAGAGTTTTTTGATTGCCATTGCAGGAGCATTGCTGCTTTTATTTGTCTATCGGCAAATCAAGAAGTAG
- a CDS encoding class I SAM-dependent methyltransferase, with product MNKEQMYQLEVESARFYEQNFVPAVFSSWAQKVINYLDLRPSEDFLDVACGTGIVARTAKCRQNKRVHITGCDINKGMLQVAQEMEPNIEWVVGDAEKLPFESRTFDKIACQFALMFFSNKVKAINEMVRLKRNGGKVVISTWDILEANEGYYDFHRLLEEVGGKALGDILMAPFSLGKISNINLIMSESRVSSYRIENVREEVVFPSIKYWIDCDIHGSPIAEKITEPQYHQLLGLAEEQLEKYISEEGDVRFNMSAHMIIIE from the coding sequence ATGAATAAGGAACAGATGTATCAGTTGGAGGTTGAGAGTGCTAGATTCTATGAGCAGAACTTTGTTCCGGCTGTGTTCAGCAGTTGGGCTCAAAAAGTAATAAACTACTTAGATTTAAGACCTTCAGAAGACTTCTTGGACGTTGCCTGTGGAACAGGGATCGTTGCAAGAACTGCAAAATGTAGACAAAACAAGAGGGTGCATATAACAGGCTGTGATATCAATAAAGGGATGTTGCAGGTAGCACAAGAAATGGAACCCAATATTGAATGGGTAGTTGGAGATGCAGAGAAGCTTCCATTTGAAAGCAGAACATTTGATAAGATAGCTTGCCAGTTTGCCCTGATGTTTTTCTCAAACAAAGTGAAAGCCATCAATGAGATGGTGAGATTGAAAAGAAATGGCGGTAAGGTCGTTATCAGTACTTGGGATATTTTAGAAGCAAATGAGGGATATTATGACTTTCATCGGCTATTGGAGGAAGTTGGAGGTAAAGCCTTGGGAGATATTTTAATGGCGCCTTTTTCATTGGGCAAGATTTCTAATATCAACCTGATAATGTCTGAAAGTAGGGTGTCCAGCTACAGGATTGAGAACGTGAGGGAAGAGGTAGTTTTTCCATCTATAAAGTATTGGATAGACTGTGATATACATGGCTCCCCAATTGCTGAAAAAATTACAGAACCCCAGTATCATCAGTTATTGGGTTTGGCAGAAGAGCAGTTAGAAAAGTATATCAGTGAAGAAGGAGATGTCAGGTTCAATATGTCAGCTCATATGATCATTATAGAATAG
- a CDS encoding SRPBCC family protein: protein MKDEAQPITVKQTFKAPIKTVWKAITEVEQMRLWFFEDIKAFEPEVGFETQFDVAVEDKVFPHLWKIMEVVPEQKITYNWKYKGFKGDSWVTFELSEFDSGTQVLLTHIGMESFPQEIPEFSRESCQGGWEYFIQQQLKAYLNQKA from the coding sequence ATGAAGGACGAAGCACAGCCAATAACAGTCAAGCAAACGTTTAAGGCTCCAATCAAGACTGTTTGGAAAGCGATTACTGAAGTGGAACAAATGAGACTGTGGTTCTTTGAAGATATCAAAGCTTTTGAACCTGAAGTAGGCTTTGAAACACAGTTTGATGTGGCAGTAGAGGATAAAGTGTTTCCACACCTTTGGAAGATTATGGAAGTAGTGCCTGAGCAGAAGATCACCTACAATTGGAAATACAAAGGATTTAAGGGAGACTCATGGGTAACGTTTGAGTTGTCTGAGTTTGACTCAGGAACGCAAGTGTTGTTAACCCATATCGGAATGGAAAGCTTTCCACAAGAGATACCTGAGTTTTCAAGAGAAAGTTGTCAGGGAGGTTGGGAGTATTTTATCCAGCAGCAACTGAAAGCGTATTTGAATCAAAAAGCATAA
- a CDS encoding GyrI-like domain-containing protein has translation MKPRIEMLSEKQIVGNKISMSFADNKTYKLWSGFMPRRKEITNSVNALLFSVEVYDPTYFNEFDPTKEFEKWAAVEVSDTSDIPEGMETLTLPAGKYAVFIHKGPASEGPRTYQYIFQTWLPNSEYLLDDRPHFALMGEKYKNEDPSSEEEIWVPIREKV, from the coding sequence ATGAAACCAAGAATTGAAATGCTTTCTGAAAAGCAAATAGTTGGAAATAAGATAAGTATGTCATTTGCCGATAACAAAACCTACAAGCTTTGGAGTGGCTTTATGCCTAGGCGCAAGGAGATTACTAATTCAGTAAACGCACTTCTGTTTTCTGTAGAGGTTTATGATCCTACTTACTTCAATGAGTTTGATCCAACGAAGGAATTTGAGAAATGGGCAGCTGTGGAAGTTTCTGATACCTCTGATATTCCTGAAGGAATGGAGACGTTGACATTACCGGCGGGAAAGTATGCTGTTTTTATCCATAAGGGACCTGCAAGTGAAGGACCTCGTACTTATCAGTATATTTTTCAAACGTGGTTACCCAATTCAGAGTACTTGCTGGATGATAGACCCCACTTTGCTTTGATGGGAGAAAAGTACAAAAACGAAGACCCTTCTTCAGAAGAGGAGATATGGGTACCGATCAGAGAAAAAGTTTAG
- a CDS encoding tetratricopeptide repeat protein, whose product MIRFVLLLLLTFLAFSVNAANDSKLDSLKMELTVATEDTLKARILSDIVSQYMENDTDSAEIYSDQAIKLLESISPSIYLAKAYSARGTLLIHKGYYFQAVDYLMKSLQLFEELGHDKYQIAATRNNIGVVYERVKDFESAADYFSTAVEVAEQVEDDKRRGVILCNLYLNLGSSSDGIGKKEDALHYFQKARQLAEKHDQKLVKAKALNNLGNFYAKEGETEEAFKYHSEALKLKRELMDYSSLPSSMFAVANYHIEHGEFAIAEKYLEEALDFATKYNSVYNLREAHQFLFELYNHMGNLEKALEHHILFKQYTDEIRGDENSKKINNLIQKYEFEKLQREAEKRQQAKEQRIYAGAVLAALLILIIYFLYMLQRSKTKAALLEMQRSELEQAQLQLSNNNLEQQLSFKNKELTTNVMHLLQKNELINKVSEELMTAQRNMKRDNQKLVRQVVFELQSASNEEMWKEFEMHFQQVHSGFYESLNEKYPDLTPNERKLCAFLRLNMSTKDISAITHQSPKSIDMARFRLRKKLNLNGADQDLYTFVATI is encoded by the coding sequence ATGATAAGATTTGTACTTCTACTACTATTAACGTTTTTGGCATTTAGTGTCAATGCTGCTAATGATTCTAAATTAGATAGCCTGAAAATGGAACTTACCGTAGCGACGGAGGATACCTTGAAGGCTCGAATACTCAGTGATATTGTGAGTCAGTATATGGAAAATGATACTGATTCAGCTGAGATCTATTCAGATCAGGCTATTAAGCTGCTGGAAAGCATATCCCCCTCCATTTACTTGGCTAAAGCTTATTCTGCTCGAGGTACTTTGCTTATTCATAAAGGCTATTACTTTCAGGCAGTTGATTACCTGATGAAAAGTCTGCAACTTTTTGAAGAACTGGGGCATGACAAGTACCAGATTGCTGCAACCCGAAATAATATTGGGGTTGTTTATGAGCGAGTAAAGGACTTCGAAAGTGCAGCTGACTACTTTTCTACAGCAGTGGAGGTAGCTGAGCAAGTAGAAGACGATAAAAGAAGGGGAGTTATACTGTGCAACTTGTACCTGAACCTTGGTTCATCGAGTGATGGGATTGGAAAAAAGGAGGATGCTTTACACTATTTCCAGAAGGCAAGGCAACTAGCCGAGAAGCATGACCAGAAACTTGTAAAAGCCAAGGCATTAAATAATCTGGGAAACTTCTACGCCAAAGAGGGTGAAACAGAAGAAGCTTTTAAGTACCATAGTGAGGCACTTAAGCTTAAACGGGAATTGATGGATTACTCCAGTCTTCCTTCCAGTATGTTTGCAGTTGCCAATTATCATATTGAGCATGGGGAGTTTGCTATAGCAGAAAAATATCTGGAAGAGGCGTTGGATTTTGCAACTAAGTACAACTCTGTCTATAACCTGCGTGAAGCACACCAATTTCTTTTTGAGCTTTATAACCATATGGGTAACCTTGAAAAGGCTTTGGAACACCACATACTTTTCAAGCAGTACACGGATGAAATCAGGGGAGATGAAAACTCAAAAAAGATCAATAACCTGATACAGAAATACGAGTTTGAGAAATTGCAGCGCGAAGCTGAGAAAAGACAACAGGCAAAGGAGCAAAGAATCTATGCCGGAGCAGTACTGGCTGCGCTGCTGATTCTGATCATTTATTTCCTGTATATGTTACAACGATCGAAAACAAAGGCAGCCCTTTTGGAGATGCAACGTTCTGAGCTAGAACAGGCGCAGCTACAGCTTTCCAATAATAACCTTGAACAGCAATTAAGCTTCAAGAATAAGGAGCTAACGACTAATGTGATGCACCTGCTGCAAAAGAATGAGTTGATCAACAAGGTTTCTGAAGAGCTGATGACTGCCCAGCGAAATATGAAAAGGGATAATCAGAAGTTGGTTCGTCAGGTTGTGTTTGAGTTACAATCTGCTTCCAATGAGGAAATGTGGAAGGAGTTTGAAATGCATTTTCAACAGGTTCATAGTGGCTTTTATGAAAGCCTGAATGAAAAATACCCAGACCTTACACCCAACGAACGAAAGCTATGTGCATTTCTACGGTTAAATATGAGTACCAAGGATATTTCAGCCATTACACACCAATCTCCCAAGTCAATAGATATGGCACGTTTCCGATTAAGGAAGAAGCTTAATTTGAATGGAGCAGATCAGGATCTATATACTTTCGTGGCTACTATATAA